A window of Microbacterium luteolum contains these coding sequences:
- a CDS encoding Ig-like domain-containing protein, which translates to MKALSWMRARPKMLASAAGVTVGIVAITTMALTYEGFPTTKVDLNDGGVWITKTSSLLVGHFNHESTVLDGGLRTAGEDYDIVQDAANVLVVDEGSSTVTAVDPARVSLGDSAGIPSSAKVAMGLQTAAILDTKSGNLWVVPVKGIASFEIEAADPVAELGEGADVVVAEDGTVFGLSSAKGEVVTVPVDNEGEPLEPSTASVGELDASKPVTITAVGRTPVVLESASGVVMTPGGFRTEIPDAEGAALQQASAETDAVAVATASALVRVPLDGSEVTTTDAGGKGSPAAPVWLNGCTYGAWGGTGAFVRECAGSANDVSATIEEAQDSKSLVFRVNRDVIILNDAVGGAAWLADESLQRVDNWNDLTPPEGETENEEDSTEETVETTLPERSEINTPPIAEDDSFGVRPGASALLPVIDNDNDPDGDVLVAAMAQEQPSIGTVQPIYNGASLQIAVAEDASGTATFQYEVDDGRGGKDTATVTLAVHDEGTNSAPAPKRKTSLTVETGGTVSYNILPDWIDPDGDDIYLKDVVPAPGDEVDFSTDGQLTYKATASLQGRKDIQVTVADGLGEYTTATVTLDVRPQGTTKPKTNADHVVTRVGEQITVAPLANDTSSGRERLRLGRVDEVPGATVLPDITNNTFSFTAPAVGVYYVQYLATAGPENGEGLVRIDVTEAAEVTLPPVAVRDVALLPTGGDVLIGVLDNDTDPSGGILVVQSVSIEPGTGVSVSVLNHETLRITDQGTLDEQVRIKYRISNGEQSAEGEVVVVPIPAPEEILQPVANPDSVYVRAGDVVTIPVLDNDTHPSDDALHLAPDLIEPFVDPEDGEAFVSQDEVRFKAGDVAKTVYLTYEAVDSRQQKAAGYVTVQILPIDEETNAAPRPRDLVARTLAGTETNIAVPLDGIDADGDSVELLDIASNPTKGRITEVAQDYFTYEALDGATGVDVFKYRVRDRLGKEGTATIRVGIAPAEQVNQAPFAVKDAVVVRPGREIAVPVMLNDSDPEGDKISLVKKGLEVPGELEARVSGDRVLVQAPDRALESSLQYTVSDARGATATAVLQVTVDEDVPLQAPVARDDRLRPADLEDGGLTADLDILDNDEDPDGTTERLDLDVGPGATVLENGKVRVTVTDELQLIRYTLTDQDELQSSAFIFVPSEDGLRPTLTSTKPLEVKSGETKDVPLEKYVTVAGGGDVVITEHAKVSALKADGSDLVKDERTLVYTSAPGYFGQDSLTFEVTDGTGPDDPEGRKATLSIPINVLPPDNQQPKFVGGQMNVAPGEKASVLDLAALTVDPDPEDKGKHKYTLVDGEGKGITAKIDGDKLLVEASSNAKKGAATTLTLRVSDGETEPVEGSVLVQVGASNRAMPAANTDTVAEADQGKSVTVPVLANDFNPFPETPLKLLTANVETGSGQASIKGDDVVATPSKDFVGTMVVRYTIQDATEDVDRQATGQVVLTVQGVPNAPGAPTVTSVQDRTVVVSYGAPSNNGAEITKYTVKAVQGGSYSKECQSTTCTLDGLTNNVEYVFQVTATNRVGESEPSGSSAVARPDARPDTPNPPTLKFGDKSLQVAWTTPTTPGSPVERYTLQISPAPPSGITQKEVTGNSLTWEGLENGGNYQVRVQAHNRAPDPSSWSAWSASEVPAGPPLAAGAPTTAELQPVGDQAQMQVNWGNVPANGDAIDSLQLEVWEGSSLQRTLTPSPGAFSQAVVVPTSENGYTYRIRGHNKAGWGEWSAMSAPRRGVIAPSAPSISAVNAGDGSVTVVWAQGNRNGAKTSEVSYQYQLNGGGWAGMPGNNTIGGLNNGTSYTVEVRGVANVDGQQYVGAASNGVAQTPFGPPKTPAASARNLGTSVEVSWNSDRSYNGRPIQTTQIRIGGGGWQDVAASGSRTVGNGYQQNHSIDVRAQDSNGTWSPVNSASARTSDPPPPRAWVTRGDSVSNAQCNDGTCAKFKVTTKDFPAGTYTVVCNSTVSGSFSSYSSVSVPANGTFNLGCFHGYGGRTDVWVTIGGTNYEHRAW; encoded by the coding sequence ATGAAGGCGTTGTCGTGGATGCGGGCGCGGCCGAAGATGCTGGCGTCTGCCGCCGGTGTCACCGTGGGCATCGTCGCCATCACGACGATGGCGCTCACCTATGAGGGCTTCCCGACCACCAAGGTCGATCTGAACGACGGCGGCGTCTGGATCACCAAGACCTCGAGCCTGCTCGTCGGGCATTTCAACCACGAGTCGACCGTTCTCGACGGTGGTCTGCGCACGGCAGGCGAGGACTACGACATCGTCCAGGACGCGGCGAACGTGCTCGTGGTCGACGAGGGAAGCTCGACGGTCACGGCCGTCGATCCCGCTCGTGTCTCGCTGGGCGACTCCGCAGGCATCCCGAGCTCGGCCAAGGTGGCCATGGGCCTTCAGACGGCCGCCATCCTCGACACGAAGTCCGGCAACCTGTGGGTCGTGCCGGTGAAGGGCATCGCCTCGTTCGAGATCGAGGCCGCCGACCCCGTCGCCGAGCTCGGCGAGGGTGCGGATGTCGTCGTCGCCGAGGACGGCACGGTCTTCGGGCTGTCGAGCGCGAAGGGCGAGGTCGTCACCGTCCCCGTCGACAACGAGGGCGAGCCGCTCGAGCCGTCCACGGCGTCGGTCGGCGAGCTCGACGCGTCGAAGCCGGTGACCATCACCGCCGTCGGTCGCACCCCGGTCGTCCTGGAATCGGCGTCCGGCGTGGTGATGACGCCCGGCGGATTCCGCACCGAGATCCCCGATGCCGAAGGAGCCGCGCTCCAGCAGGCATCGGCCGAGACGGACGCGGTCGCGGTCGCGACGGCATCCGCCCTGGTTCGTGTTCCGCTCGACGGCTCCGAGGTGACGACGACGGATGCCGGTGGCAAGGGCTCGCCGGCGGCACCGGTGTGGCTGAACGGCTGCACCTACGGCGCCTGGGGCGGCACCGGCGCCTTCGTGCGGGAGTGCGCCGGATCGGCGAACGACGTCTCCGCCACGATCGAGGAGGCGCAGGACTCGAAGAGCCTCGTCTTCCGCGTGAACCGCGACGTGATCATCCTGAACGACGCTGTGGGCGGCGCGGCCTGGCTCGCCGACGAGAGCCTGCAGCGCGTCGACAACTGGAACGACCTCACCCCGCCGGAGGGCGAGACCGAGAACGAGGAGGACTCGACCGAGGAGACGGTCGAGACCACCCTCCCGGAGCGCAGCGAGATCAACACCCCGCCGATCGCCGAGGACGACTCCTTCGGCGTGCGACCGGGCGCCTCGGCGCTGCTGCCCGTGATCGACAACGACAACGACCCCGACGGCGACGTCCTCGTCGCCGCGATGGCGCAGGAACAGCCGTCGATCGGCACGGTCCAGCCGATCTACAACGGCGCCTCGCTGCAGATCGCCGTCGCGGAGGATGCCTCGGGCACGGCCACCTTCCAGTACGAGGTCGACGACGGTCGCGGTGGCAAGGACACCGCGACGGTCACCCTGGCGGTGCACGACGAGGGCACGAACTCGGCGCCGGCGCCCAAGCGCAAGACCTCGCTCACGGTCGAGACCGGCGGCACGGTGTCGTACAACATCCTTCCGGACTGGATCGACCCCGACGGTGACGACATCTACCTCAAGGACGTCGTCCCTGCCCCCGGCGACGAGGTCGACTTCAGCACCGACGGCCAGCTGACCTACAAGGCGACGGCGAGCCTGCAGGGTCGCAAGGACATCCAGGTCACGGTCGCCGACGGCTTGGGCGAGTACACCACGGCCACGGTCACCCTCGATGTGCGACCGCAGGGCACCACCAAGCCGAAGACGAACGCCGACCACGTGGTCACCCGCGTCGGCGAGCAGATCACGGTCGCCCCTCTCGCGAACGACACCAGCTCCGGTCGCGAGCGCCTGCGTCTCGGCCGCGTCGACGAGGTCCCGGGTGCGACCGTGCTGCCCGACATCACCAACAACACCTTCAGCTTCACCGCTCCGGCGGTCGGCGTCTACTACGTGCAGTATCTCGCGACCGCCGGCCCGGAGAACGGCGAGGGACTCGTCCGCATCGACGTCACCGAAGCCGCCGAGGTGACTCTGCCGCCCGTCGCCGTGCGCGACGTGGCGCTGCTCCCCACCGGCGGCGACGTGCTCATCGGCGTGCTCGACAACGACACCGATCCGTCCGGCGGCATCCTCGTCGTGCAGTCCGTGTCGATCGAGCCCGGCACCGGCGTCTCGGTGTCGGTGCTCAACCACGAGACGCTCCGCATCACGGACCAGGGCACGCTCGACGAGCAGGTCCGCATCAAGTACCGGATCTCCAACGGCGAGCAATCCGCCGAGGGCGAGGTCGTCGTGGTGCCGATCCCGGCCCCCGAGGAGATCCTGCAGCCGGTCGCCAACCCCGACTCGGTCTACGTCCGCGCCGGCGACGTGGTGACCATCCCGGTGCTCGACAACGACACGCATCCGAGCGACGACGCCCTGCATCTGGCTCCCGATCTCATCGAGCCCTTCGTCGATCCCGAGGACGGCGAGGCCTTCGTCTCGCAGGACGAGGTGCGGTTCAAGGCCGGCGACGTCGCCAAGACGGTCTATCTGACCTACGAGGCCGTGGACTCCCGCCAGCAGAAGGCCGCGGGATACGTGACCGTCCAGATCCTGCCGATCGACGAGGAGACGAACGCGGCGCCGCGGCCCCGCGACCTCGTGGCCCGCACGCTCGCGGGCACCGAGACCAACATCGCGGTGCCGCTCGACGGCATCGACGCCGACGGCGACTCGGTCGAGCTCCTGGACATCGCCTCGAACCCGACGAAGGGGCGCATCACCGAGGTCGCGCAGGACTACTTCACCTACGAGGCGCTCGACGGTGCGACGGGTGTCGACGTCTTCAAGTACCGGGTGCGCGACCGTCTCGGCAAGGAGGGCACCGCCACGATCCGCGTGGGTATCGCTCCCGCCGAGCAGGTGAACCAGGCGCCGTTCGCAGTGAAGGATGCTGTCGTGGTGCGTCCCGGTCGCGAGATCGCCGTGCCCGTCATGCTGAACGACTCCGATCCCGAGGGCGACAAGATCTCGCTGGTGAAGAAGGGACTCGAGGTCCCCGGCGAGCTGGAGGCCCGCGTCTCGGGAGACCGGGTGCTCGTGCAGGCGCCCGATCGCGCGCTCGAGTCGTCCCTGCAGTACACCGTCAGCGACGCGCGCGGCGCGACCGCGACGGCCGTGCTGCAGGTCACCGTCGACGAGGACGTGCCTCTGCAGGCACCGGTCGCGAGAGACGACCGGCTGCGCCCCGCCGATCTCGAGGACGGCGGTCTCACCGCCGACCTCGACATCCTCGACAACGACGAGGACCCCGACGGCACGACCGAGCGCCTCGACCTCGATGTCGGGCCCGGGGCGACGGTGCTGGAGAACGGCAAGGTCCGCGTCACCGTCACCGACGAGCTGCAGCTGATCCGGTACACCCTCACCGACCAGGACGAGCTGCAGTCCTCGGCGTTCATCTTCGTCCCATCGGAAGACGGCCTGCGACCGACGCTGACCTCGACCAAGCCGCTCGAGGTCAAGAGCGGCGAGACCAAGGACGTGCCCCTCGAGAAGTACGTCACCGTGGCCGGTGGCGGCGACGTCGTCATCACCGAGCACGCCAAGGTGAGCGCACTCAAGGCCGACGGATCCGACCTCGTGAAGGATGAGCGCACGCTCGTCTACACCTCGGCTCCCGGATACTTCGGTCAGGACTCGCTCACGTTCGAGGTCACCGACGGCACCGGACCCGACGACCCTGAGGGTCGCAAGGCGACGCTCAGCATCCCGATCAACGTGCTGCCGCCCGACAACCAGCAGCCGAAGTTCGTCGGCGGCCAGATGAACGTCGCCCCCGGCGAGAAGGCGAGTGTCCTCGACCTGGCGGCACTCACGGTCGACCCGGATCCGGAGGACAAGGGCAAGCACAAGTACACCCTCGTCGACGGCGAGGGCAAGGGGATCACCGCGAAGATCGACGGCGACAAGCTGCTCGTCGAGGCATCCTCGAACGCGAAGAAGGGCGCGGCGACCACGCTGACGCTGCGCGTCAGCGACGGCGAGACCGAACCGGTCGAGGGCTCCGTCCTCGTGCAGGTCGGAGCGTCGAACCGCGCGATGCCCGCCGCCAACACCGACACCGTCGCAGAAGCCGATCAGGGTAAAAGCGTCACGGTGCCGGTGCTCGCGAACGACTTCAACCCGTTCCCCGAGACGCCGCTCAAGCTCTTGACGGCGAACGTCGAGACCGGCTCCGGCCAGGCGAGCATCAAGGGCGACGACGTCGTGGCCACGCCGTCGAAGGACTTCGTCGGCACCATGGTGGTGCGCTACACGATCCAGGATGCGACGGAGGACGTCGACCGTCAGGCGACCGGACAGGTCGTGCTCACGGTGCAGGGCGTCCCGAATGCGCCGGGCGCGCCGACGGTCACGAGCGTGCAGGACCGTACCGTGGTGGTGTCGTACGGCGCTCCGTCGAACAACGGCGCCGAGATCACCAAGTACACGGTGAAGGCGGTGCAGGGCGGCTCGTATTCGAAGGAGTGCCAGTCGACCACGTGCACGCTCGACGGACTCACGAACAACGTCGAGTACGTCTTCCAGGTCACCGCGACGAACCGCGTCGGCGAGTCCGAGCCCTCCGGCTCGTCGGCCGTCGCACGCCCGGATGCGCGCCCGGACACGCCCAACCCGCCGACCCTGAAGTTCGGCGACAAGTCGCTCCAGGTCGCCTGGACGACTCCGACGACCCCGGGATCGCCCGTCGAGCGGTACACGCTGCAGATCTCGCCCGCCCCGCCGTCGGGCATCACCCAGAAAGAGGTGACCGGCAACTCCCTCACCTGGGAGGGCCTCGAGAACGGCGGCAACTACCAGGTGCGGGTGCAGGCGCACAACCGCGCGCCGGACCCTTCCAGCTGGAGTGCCTGGTCGGCATCCGAAGTGCCAGCAGGTCCGCCGCTGGCGGCCGGGGCGCCGACGACGGCGGAACTGCAGCCCGTGGGCGACCAGGCGCAGATGCAGGTCAACTGGGGAAACGTTCCGGCGAACGGCGACGCGATCGACTCCCTGCAGCTCGAGGTGTGGGAGGGGTCCAGTCTGCAGAGGACGCTGACCCCCAGCCCGGGAGCATTCAGCCAGGCAGTCGTGGTACCGACCTCGGAGAACGGCTACACCTACCGGATCCGCGGGCACAACAAGGCCGGCTGGGGCGAGTGGAGCGCGATGTCGGCGCCTCGACGCGGTGTCATCGCCCCGTCCGCCCCGTCCATCAGCGCCGTCAACGCGGGCGACGGCTCTGTGACCGTCGTGTGGGCGCAGGGCAACCGCAACGGCGCCAAGACGAGCGAGGTGAGCTACCAGTACCAGCTCAACGGCGGCGGCTGGGCGGGAATGCCGGGGAACAACACGATCGGCGGGCTCAACAACGGCACGTCGTACACGGTCGAAGTGCGCGGCGTCGCGAACGTCGACGGCCAGCAGTACGTCGGCGCGGCATCCAACGGGGTCGCGCAGACCCCGTTCGGCCCGCCTAAGACACCCGCGGCCAGCGCCAGGAACCTCGGCACGAGCGTCGAGGTCAGCTGGAACTCCGACCGTTCCTACAACGGTCGTCCGATCCAGACCACGCAGATCCGGATCGGCGGCGGCGGCTGGCAGGACGTCGCGGCCAGCGGCTCCCGCACGGTGGGCAACGGATACCAGCAGAACCACAGCATCGACGTTCGCGCGCAGGACTCGAACGGGACCTGGTCTCCTGTGAATTCGGCGTCGGCGCGTACGAGCGATCCGCCACCGCCGCGCGCGTGGGTGACGCGAGGTGACTCCGTCAGCAATGCGCAGTGCAACGACGGGACCTGCGCGAAGTTCAAGGTCACCACCAAGGACTTCCCGGCAGGCACCTACACGGTGGTCTGCAACAGCACAGTGAGCGGGAGCTTCTCCTCCTACAGTTCGGTGTCCGTTCCCGCCAACGGGACCTTCAACCTCGGCTGCTTCCACGGCTACGGCGGCCGCACCGACGTCTGGGTCACCATCGGCGGAACCAACTACGAACACCGGGCCTGGTAG